From the Euphorbia lathyris chromosome 6, ddEupLath1.1, whole genome shotgun sequence genome, one window contains:
- the LOC136233884 gene encoding UBP1-associated protein 2C translates to MDFNKKRKAEENGTPIAVSLTGVLALSPEDIRKLIEPFTKEQLLEILQTAATRHSDVLDSVRTLADGDISLRKLFIRGLSSETTSETLRSLFSSYGELEEAIVIFDKNTGKSKGFGFITFKHVDGALIALKEPSKKIDGRMTVTQLASAGQSNAGSSGTDVSLRKIYVGNVPYDIPSERLLGFFLSYGEVEEGPLGFDKVTGKSKGFAFIIYKTEEGAKAAISDPVKIIDGHQVVCKMAADNKKVKPQGGVNNDNAPPQPQAPPPPQPQSSMPGSQYGVPGNMPPYGGYSSMGGNGYGMNSSMPGSMGGGGYSGPYGVSQYGASNSGEFGGMNNPGNSMYRMPPSSGGMGSGGYPDAAPYGLSQQHQPSTMPPRVPPGGMYQGMPPYY, encoded by the coding sequence ATGGACTTCAACAAGAAGAGAAAAGCCGAAGAAAATGGCACTCCTATTGCTGTTTCCTTGACTGGCGTTCTCGCTCTATCTCcagaagatatccgcaagttaATCGAGCCTTTCACCAAGGAGCAGCTTCTCGAAATCCTCCAAACCGCCGCTACCCGTCATTCCGACGTCCTTGATTCTGTCCGAACTCTAGCCGACGGTGACATCTCCCTTCGGAAGCTGTTCATCCGAGGTCTTTCCTCCGAGACTACGAGCGAGACTCTCCgatctttgttttcttcttacGGTGAGCTTGAAGAAGCTATTGTAATCTTTGACAAGAACACAGGTAAATCTAAGGGATTTGGGTTTATTACGTTTAAACATGTGGATGGTGCTCTGATTGCGTTGAAGGAACCTAGCAAGAAGATTGACGGGAGGATGACTGTCACCCAATTAGCCTCTGCCGGTCAATCTAATGCAGGTAGTAGTGGCACCGATGTTTCTCTGAGGAAGATTTATGTGGGTAATGTGCCGTATGATATACCGTCAGAGAGATTGTTAGGGTTTTTCTTGTCATATGGTGAGGTTGAAGAGGGACCATTAGGGTTTGATAAAGTGACTGGTAAATCAAAGGGCTTtgcttttataatatataaaactgAAGAAGGTGCAAAGGCAGCGATTTCTGATCCTGTGAAGATTATTGATGGGCATCAAGTTGTGTGCAAAATGGCTGCTGATAACAAGAAGGTTAAACCTCAAGGTGGGGTGAACAATGATAATGCACCGCCACAACCACAGGCACCTCCACCACCTCAGCCACAATCTTCTATGCCTGGGTCTCAGTACGGTGTTCCTGGCAATATGCCTCCTTATGGGGGGTATTCCAGTATGGGTGGTAATGGATATGGAATGAATTCTTCAATGCCAGGTTCAATGGGTGGTGGAGGTTACAGTGGTCCATATGGTGTTTCACAGTATGGAGCTTCAAATTCTGGTGAATTTGGAGGAATGAACAACCCAGGGAATTCAATGTATAGGATGCCTCCAAGCTCGGGTGGAATGGGTTCTGGGGGATATCCAGATGCTGCACCTTATGGGCTCTCTCAACAGCATCAGCCATCGACAATGCCCCCTAGAGTGCCACCCGGAGGAATGTATCAAGGCATGCCCCCATATTATTGA